In Oryza sativa Japonica Group chromosome 8, ASM3414082v1, the sequence gggaagaacaaaccattagtaaactagaggagagtatcaatatatataccctctccaagtgaagatgcatgtactctcgtgagctgcaaggcaggttggctatgccttaatgagttctgttggctttaattagcgaagatgttgtcctgcagagcattcttgaaagaactcacctttgtgagcttgactgttggtcgcagtctatgaagattttgggtgaatcttctaggaagcttactaaagacctaggagtatgacttatacgctccacccgaggggtagtctacagacggtctagtaccagataagactttgagtgaaacttgcttgcacaagacttgcaattcaaggcgtagtccattgttcaagttgtgagtaagtgtagcttggagttctaggtggatgttcaaccttaattggtctccatcgaaccgctggtatataaacagtacattggaaaaggcaaatctcagtgggattttgagatttggtgggggattgttggaattaatgaatgggccttagcccactcgaagattaattctttggaaaatcacaaaagcccacctcatgggatggcatgcatgtggagtttagtaccaccttgcttattctaggagagggggacctccttaaaagggaggatgtcctcctagccacttgaagcatgtgtggtggagagaagaggggaaacacacgcgcgcgctcgctcgcctcgcctcgcctggcagggcagggcagggcaggcggcgcgcgtgcacgacgtacacgtcgaatggtccgaaaaattggctcctcacccttgcgcagatgcagcctccttttgcagttttgttttgctgcaaattcggattcgtttttgttttggaaacgttccgaaaaatccggtgcgtgcaaacggcgtagagtccggataagttacgcgcgacttatccggttcggttatgcgcagtagagatcgtgcgggcgccctgatcaagcgacccttctctatataaaccgacccgccgtcttcacgcagtatatacgcaaaatcaatctagggtttgccttctactctgtactgcgccgtcgctcgtagactactccatcccgctcgccggcgtgcaccagcgatcgggagagcaggtctccggaacctctgcctttgacgtcctgcatcgggagaaggcggcaataaggtttttgggaagcgcttcgcgcgactgctccctgttcgttcgcgacggctcgccttcctcttcgctcgcgtgtttcgtgccttcgtagacacctgcgaaaagttttgaccaagcagccggtcttttcgtcacctcggtacgtgttcaatatgttgcgcatatttgatctgttcatgttatactgtgtagtttacatgtgtagatctaatgatgcgttcatgctagttttcatctgtaatgtcatgatttatttatggaatagattaaatcattatatgtctataatctcaacaatccaaaaaccttattataggcactgtgattttactatggctggttttgccgatgcactgaggccggataaattcaccggtgtgcattttaagagatggcagatcagggtcactctgtggctgacagctatgaaatgcttctgggtgagtactggcaaacctgaaggagttcttactgctgaacagcagaagcaattcgaggaagccactactctctatgtgggatgcattcttagcgttcttggcgatcgtctggtcgaggtgtatatgcatatgaccgacgctaaggagttgtgggatgcactgaatactaaattcggtgctactgatgctagcaatgatctgtatatcatggagcagtttcatgactacaaaatggctgacaaccgttctgtagtcgaacaggcttatgagatacaaaccatggctaaggaactcgaactccttaagtgtgtcttacccgacaaatttgtggccgggtgcattattgcaaaacttaCGCTCAGAGGAAGAAGCCTCGCCCAGAGGAAGACTACGCTCTCTGCAGCGGGAAGAGCAACTCCACAAGCCGCacgatgaagacgacgacgagtgCGCAGATGATCAGCAAGCCTCACACGGAGACAGTGgtgaagccgccgccggcgctgctgcCGTTCGCTGGTCCTGCCGCCTACTTCTCTGCTCCGGACCCGAGCATGCTTCCCGTGCCCACCTTCTTGTTGGCTCGCTGTCGCTAGAGTGTGCTTGCTGTCGCAGAGAATGCTCTGCTTGAGTCCGACATGTGTGTGTTCAGTTTTTAGAGATTGGAATGGTTGTTTGTATAATTGTATTGTGTCCCGGCCGCATGCTTCGTGCCTGGTTAGCTAGAACCATTTTGACAATGAGGCTATCCTTGTATGATTTGTAACTTCCAGTTATATTGAACTATTGATTTGCTTGATCCTTCTCTACTTAGTGATTACAGCGAACATGACGTCTTAATTCAACCGATTGTCTTAGTAGTTTACCCTTGGATTTATCCTACAGCCCTACTGAGGCTGCATAAGTTGCAGTCACACCAGCGACTGCACGGGAACCTGATCCTAAGTGTCACCTAGGCAACAGCCCAAATTAAAAGTAAATTCCtcgaaaatactccctccatctacttttgatagtcatatttcatcttggtacACAGAACaaagataagtaattctacttatcatctatttaaacatgctactagtcattcctcgtaaacaagtgattcattaatatttacatttatcgatgcccatgtagccaatcttgtgtggaggAATGGAGAGTCACATATTAAATCTaaaaaagtcattaagatgataggttgtttgattgaaatatgcctatcaaaaataaaattttcagatatgaaaatatgactatcaaaagtagatggagaagtagatggagggagtacctcaTATTGTGGTTTACATTACTACTTTAATTTTAACATGTTACACATAATCACGCGTTATATGGTTCTACTAAGATTTCATAAAATCACAATATTAACCAATCTAACCTAACACCgaagcaaaataaaaaataatagttaACTTCAGGTGTCGACAGTGATGAATTAAAataagtcatatattttaaataaaaattactcATATGTATggtatataaaataaattagttaaaAGTGTTTTATGAAACTATAAagctataatatttttttaacttctGACAAGATAAATCAATTATCAACCTTTATATGTTTATAACGGtgttttatgtatatatttcagaAAGTACTCAGTACAATGATACATTGTACCAGTAATTGATACACTCGGTGATATATTATAGAATGAGATAGAATCGATGACAAAtgattaaattatcataaatttATTGGTATAAAATAGATTCTCTCAATTAAGAATACTCCACTCATGCATCGACTCATCACTCGTACATACTACGTGTTTCTTGCAAGCgcgactcttttttttttgaaaaaactccATTTTACATCCATCGACAATAGCCCAACTTTGATTCACATCCCTAAACCGCAAAAGCATATATGGGACATCCTCCAACTACTAAAATCAAATCATTTTATGTCCCTAAGAGGTTTCATCCTACTTGACACATGTGCAGCAACATGGCTGCCTAAGCGGCATTTCGGTATAAGTAAGTAAATACGGTGGTgccccacatatcagtgacatgtttctctcctctctttctctcccctctcaTTTTTCTGACTCCACTCACACCGACCGACCAAAGTGGCTGCGGTGTTCTGCATCCCACCACGGGGCATGCTGTTGCACGTACAGTAGGCGTTGGCAGCAGATGCATTGTGCACAATTAGATGGAGATGCTAGGGCGTTCTTCCAAAGAAGCTCCTGCGATGCAGGACCAACTCGACGGCATTAACAAAGGTGAGCCCCCGTGCTTCGGGCATGAAGTTGACATCAAATTTTTTGGAGCCATCGGACGGGAGACCTCACCATGCCGGCGCCACACGGTGGCAAGAAGGAAGCAAGCAGGAGAAtgtcctctcccacctccccgCCACTCACCCCTCCTTTCTTGCGGAGGCACAGCTCAGTAGAGGCATCTGGTCGCTTGAGCTCCGACCGGCCTCACCTATGCTCGACATGATGTGTGGCGCGTACCTTGAACTCACTGAACTGGCCGTGGATCTTTCTAAGAAAGTGGGGGATCAGGAAGAACGAGTGGTTGAGGAGGAAGCTAACCGAATCTGGCGCCGGGCCCGTACATGGAGGAGTGTGAAGAGGAATAGATTTCTTGGCGGACGACTTCATCACTAAGGATGACGGGCGCAGCCTCGGCATCATCGACGATGCCGGAGGGGTGCCAAGGTATTTCAGAAGCTGCAGACCATGCCGTTTCGTTCCATCTGCCTCGTCAGTGTGCCACTAGCCAGCCTGCCGAAAGCCAAGCAATGAAGATGGCTAGGCGGCGATAGGTCCAAATGACTGCTCGAGCTCGGTTGGGGGAAGAGAGATTAGCCTTCGAGCACGTGCGCCGCGGCCGCAGGGGTGCATCTGCTTGCCGGCTGTCCCCATTCCACACTCTATCACTGTCTCCTTAGCCCGGTTGATGCCACACCGGCCCCTACTTGCTACGAGAGACCGAGACCACAACACACAGTAAATCACATTACTAAATCCCTTAATAGTGGTGGACATAAATTTCTGAACGAAATTGAGTTAGGTTGTTTTTCCCTCTTTGAAAAAAAGaagtcactttttttttttagaaaagaaaatcgtCACTGGTGGCATATGGTCCCGTGGTCCAATACCATTGGGCCGAAGGCCCAAACTCACCGTCAGGTTCCACGTCTTCTCCGCACGTGGATTCGTGGCTCGCCACGTGTCGCCCTCGAAATTCTGGAAGCCTCCAGAACGCGCCACGTTaatcccctcctccttcctcgtcTCCTCTTCGGCTCTTCCAGATTGCCATCTTCCGCGATTCCCTTCTCTTGCAGTAGCATCGACTCAAATCAGAAAAACCCTCGGGCAAAGAACTGGAATTCGAAATACCGCTCGAAATTCGGGAGCACGCGCGACTCGATCGACATCCATGGAGAAGAAGGAGCTTCTCGGCGTCCGCAAGAGTCCGCCGCTCACCAAGAGGCGGCGCAAGGTGACGGCTGGTGGCGCCGGAGGCGGGAGCATGGCGAAGGCCATCGCCGCCTACCTCGCCTCCGACTCCTTCATGTACGCGCCGCTGGTATccaactcgccgccgccgccgccgccgccttcctcgccgcctgCGGGAGCAGGTTCTTCCGGTTAGTTACCAACTCCCCCCATTCTCGTAAGCATCATGAGCCCTAGAATTTTCTCGGCGTGGTGATTGCTAGAATCCTAAGCGCTAAATTTTCGGGCGGGCTGGGCTTGATTCCTCTCTAGAACAATGGCCTCATCGGCCCAGATTTAACTAAGAGGCCGCTAGATACAGTGCAGATTCCGTGCTTATTTCGAATGCCATCTCTATTTGTTAGCGTGTTGCTTCGTTGCATCCTACGGTGAACCAACCGTGGCTAGCATTTGTTTTGTTAGAATACTGGATTTTGTGGGTTAAGTCTTAAGAAAGGTAAAGTTTAGGAAGGAtgcaatttttttcatttgtagTGAATGGTGATACAAAACTACTGAAAAGAGCAAAATGGAAAATTGTCAGGCAACGTTTTGTTGCCCACTAGAATTCAGATACTTCtggtaaaataaaaataagtcaCACTAGTCACTAGGTACTGCCTTGGAAAACAAACGAGAACACTATGAAGTCAAAACTCTGtgtatcaaatgtttggactgCACTTCGAGTTCGAGGCAGTTctactgaaatgaaaaaaaaaagagagtaagggcccctttgaatcaaaggatttatgtaggaattttataggattcaaatcctataggaaattttcctatttggccctttgattcaaaggattgaagcttttcaaatcctatgaaattcctatggaattgcACATTGTatgtagattttggaggaaatttagcaagagctccaacctcttggaaaatttcctttgagtctatctctctcattcgattcctgcatttttcctgcgctccaatcaaacgaccattcctgtgtttttcctgtgttttgcaatcctccgttttacacttcaattcctatcagaatcctgtgtttttcctattcctctattttttctaccctgcgattcaaaggggccctaataATTGAACTTCCAAAAAAATGTTCATTCCCTTCAATCTCAGCCTAGAACCCCttgggaggaaaaaaaacaacattactaACAATGATGTCCAAAAAACTTTCTGCAGCCTTCGACGCCTTGAGTAAATCAACCCTCAATGCATGCATGTCCATCTATTTGAACATGCAGCTATTTGGAATATCGCTTTCAGTGAACAGTGAACACATCCTGCATTCCTGCTTTGCATGTTAATTTTAGATTTTCAGTCTAACACAGTCCTGCAAGGTGTTCATTTATTCACATTACAAATGTATTGTCATGCAAATTGTGCAGATAAAATGGTAGCTTTGGTGCAAAAGTACAGAGGCTCTTGGCGAGGTACATTTACTGCATGCTAGAAGAATTTGCAGACAAGTTGGAGTTCTTCCTGGAGTTGTAGCCTTTTATCACAAGTGTTAGTTAATTTTTGTTTTCTGCTGTAATGCATAGATGTTGTACCTTAACAGTTAACTGTCTGCTAGAGTTCCTATACCCTGTAAAAGGCTAACTGTGTTAATGTGGGGAACTCATTTAACTATCAGTACCTTGTCTTGTGTGCTCTCTAATGCAGCCACACTTTTCACATGTCAAGTACATTTTTCTTCTGTTTGAATGGCATTCTGTACTAGTGTGCTATCACTTTCTTGACTCCGTTTCGCAGTACACTAATACATTGCCTGATACATTGTGATGTGGTTTGATCTTTGTAAGTTTGTAACATTTGTATCGTTGTATTACCTACTTTTCATTGGAAAGTGCCACCGCGTTTGACTGTTGTACATATTTGGTATGTCAAGTACTGACTTATCTTTCTTACGAATGTGGCATGAGATGCGTGCTTTATTTGTTTCAGAATTAGTGACATTTCCAACAAGCATATGTTTATAGCAGGATGAAATAAGAGATGTGGCATTAATCTCTTGAAGCATTGGGGGTTGTAGACTTGCTTCTAGTCTGAATCTCTTGCAAATTGATATTGTTTACTTGGATAGTGCTAGAAATAAGAGATTAATAATTTCTCCCTTGTTGGCACTTGCCTAATGCCTAATTGGGAGCAGCGTTCTTTTTTGAATTTAGGCCAGGAGCTCTGGCATTCAATATAGAAGAGAGTGAGCATCAGTGCAGGCAGAGGCTGGCGGCCTGGCGGGCGAGGTGCGCAACCAGGTCACCTAGCTGATTGCATGAAGGTCAGTTCTCAGCATCAGTCAATATCATTTGCTCTATATAATTTTTACTCTTCCATTTCTAAAATGAAATTAAAAACAATTATGATGAACCAGCATTTTGGGAAAGATATAAACGGTCGTCACACACTAAGGAATCTATGACCTGCGTTTTTAGTAATGTTTTGTTTGATGAGGTTGCAAAACCCCCTTTCGAGTGGTAGTTGGTGGCTTGGTGGGCATAGATTAGAAAAAAGCATGAGACTTTAGGTCTCTTGGGCCACTTATCATTGTCCTCCCTGTGTAACATTGTTTGGGTCTAATAAGGTTAGTCACACGCAACCACGAGCTCGTGCGGACGAGGGCAAGCATGGACAATTATGAGATCTCTTCCAATCTAAACATGGTTGAATATGACCACCAGCTTTGTTGGAACTTATCAGAAAGTACATTTCCATGACCATGCCTGAGATTTTTGTGGTGCTACCTATGGGGATATGGGGAGATTGAATTAGTGGTCCGCGTCATGAGAAATCCCTAAGGAAGGAAGCAAAGGTGGCCAATCTGAATTAGTTGGAACAGAAGAACAGGACCAGCAGCCACATGCGTGCACATGGCCTGGAGCCCCCACATTTGCATAGGTTTGCTACTGAGTTTGCATTGCATTTACCTGCAAGCTAATCTTGGTTTGCTCGTATGGTATTTGATTGTACTGAGCATTTTTCAGTGCAATGACTGGAAATCAGGTTTGGGAGACGAAGAATTTCATGGTTTGGGTGGGTGTTGATTCACTGAAAGTATTAGATGGCATGGTGAGCTGGTGCTGTTCAATTGACATTTCTTGTTCTTTTATGTGAACCTTTTCTGGGATGTGTACTCGACACTTAAAATCAAAGTTGAGTGAGCCAGACAATCATTGGATGGCCTTGGACTAATTGCACCGAAAAGAGGCTATTAGGCCTTGGCTTTGCTCTTCCAGGTCCTGCAGAAGCTACCGGTTGGTCTAACTGCTTAAGACGCAGGAACAGTCTTGTGATGGTTGTTCACTTTCGCTTTCTGCTGGTGAAGCGACTGTCACCTTTATAGCTGCTGTGATCAAGAAATGCTCATGATCAACCGTGTTCAGGTAAACGCTGCTAGATATCTCTGTGATTTCTATTCAAGCTAGTGATTGAATGCTAATTCATGCCAAATCAAGATTACCAGAGACACTTTTGTGAAACCTGTGAAGGTGTGTGACAATCATTGCATGTCTGTTTATGAGGTAGATTCTATCTGCAGGCAGAATTTGCATTATGGATATGCTTTTGGGAGTGCAGTAGTGCACCCTGCTCTGCTACATGTGAAGGCAGATGCACTAAGCTAGAGACCCACGCCACCACCAGCACCCTTTTAAAATAAAAGTTCTCATCGTTGCCTCTATTTTGTCTTCAGGACAAaacccgggggggggggggggggggggagaaatCAAATACTATATGTTCTCTCTCTTTCTGATCTTCTCCTTCATCTTTTTGATGGGTATCTGTAACATCTTATCAAGACGCATGCATCATGAGTCATATCTCTTGTTTGATGATTGCCGGTTGCTTTGAGAGGACATCAGTTGTCTTGGCGCCTAAAAGTCTCCTACTAAAACAACATTAGATAGATCCATGGCGTGGCGCATCCTTGTCGTCATGCCATCTCCATATGAATATTCATATTCTTCTGGTGCTTGGAGAAGTATAACTTCTGCTTCCGAATGCTGATGATGAGATATCCAAAGCGATTAAGACTGCTCGTTGTTGTTGTGAATGCTAGTACCACAAGTTTCAGAGGTTTCCTGGAAATAACGAGATAGCTCAAAGTTCAAAGCGTAAATCATTGTTTGTCCGTGTTGAGGGTTGGCTAGGGAATTCAGCCATGTAGTTTCAGGTATAGCTGTTTTGCTTTCTGCGTTGTGTTCCAGATAATGCCTGGCTGCTCCTGAACCTATGTGCTAAGAGTTGTCATTTATTTGATACTCGAGCCTGTGTAGTGTATGACATGTGACATTCTTGCTATCCTGGCTTCAAACAGACTTCCTCTGGTTTATTCATTCATTCTCTAACATGTGCATACCTTCAACTTTTCTTTGTTTAATCTGAAATGTGTTATCTCTTCATGTCATCTCCTGGCTGAATCCTGAATGGACCACATCCTAGTATTCATCAATTCTCATTTAGTCGTCATATGTGGCTCAAGCCCTAATCCAGTAATCTGCCGTTGTTTCAATTGGTACACATCTGTCTTGTTGCAGGCTAATGCTGAGCACATGCTACTCCAGCCAGAGCCCTGTCTACGTTGGATAGTCCAGATCGTAGAACCACACAAACAACAAGCTCAGTTGCTCACACATGGATGGGCTCCAGGTGCTGCAAAGAAAGCCATACCATTATTTGCGTCTTTTGCCTGAGCTAAATTCAAGTAATCTGGTGTTAGCTTTATGTATTGGATCTTGTGTGGTGAGATTGTTTTAGTTGTTGATTAATTTCGTACTTATGCTTTCCCTTCCCTGTAGTGCGTTTCAGTCAaaactaatttaaattttgaccaaCGAAATAATTTGCAGGTATTTGGATTGTGTTGGATTGGATGAACATAAACTAAGATTTTTAAGAAGACTGCAAAAGGTACAGTTCATCCATGATTTCTGCCTGGCTTGGCTGTGTCTTTAAGTGGCTGAGCGGCTTCATGTCTCCAACATGGTATGTGCAATTGcttgtttaatatgtggatATTATTTGTGGGGAAACGAAGTTGTTTGTTTCTGGCCACATAACCTGCTTTTGCCTTTTGGCATcttcgaaaaaaataaaaaggttttTAGATACATGCATATTTAAATCCTAATAAGGGTTTTCTTTTGTATGGTTTGTGCTGAAAATCTAGGAACTGTTTTTAGACCGATGCCAAATTTACCTCATCTCACACCTTGATGGCTCCAAATTAGCCTCCCATGGTTTtgctaatatatttttaaagagaAATTTTACGGTACATTGAACTACAAGtatatactaccagtatatTTGATCTAACGGTGTAAATTAATCTGATCTTTCTCTAAATTATTCTGCAGTATAAATTAAATAGAGTATATTTGTCTTTTCATCTATTTGCGTGGGGGTAATTTTGTAAATTCGCATTTCCTCACTTAGTCAGATCTGATCGATAGGCGCCCAGTCAAAGCCGCCACTGGGGGGATCGTGCCATAGGCGCGCAGCTGCGGCAGCTCGCAGCAGCAAGGGCAGCCGGGCGGCGGCAGGTGGAAGCAGCAGGGCGGCATGCGGCATTGCGGCAGCAGCAGGGTAGGGAAGCCCGGAGGCGGCGATAGACTATAAGTAatgcacaaatcacaaattaatAGTTCTACTAGACAAGGACTCTTGTACGACCTTGACCACCATAAAAGTTCACAAATAAACCAATTCACAAGTGTTTGTAGAGAATTAGACTTGTTAACTTAATTACTTAGAGTTGAACTAATTAGATAGAGCTAGATAGGTTTAATTATTGCTTGTGTATCCATTTTCATTGAAGCGGATGAAGCCTGAATCATCAAACAAGTCTAATGCACACATGCAGTAGTTATATCTTGTCACGGGCTCAGGCTTAACACTCAAGAGAACTTATATCGCTAGAGACTGACGGAAGCAAGTTCCTAGAAGCGGACAGCTGCTGCtgggcccgacggcggcgataGTTTTGCGCACGACAATGGCAGTACGGTGGCTTTGCTCCCAGCGAAGACTGTGTCGCtttcggctccggcggcggcgacggcgtcgttgCGTACGAGGAGCCACACGCGAGACAACGTGAAGGCAGCTGCCGACTACCCAGTGTACCGCGTACAGGGTAGACTGGATTGGTATCACGAACGGATGACGAGATCCGAAAAATACCATCGATGGAAAATAAATCCCGTTGGAAAAAATCTCAATTAAAAATGACTAAACAACCCCTTTCAGATTTTTAACAATACCAAATCTACCCTTTCATATACTACAAGTATATATTTAAAGTAGAATGTACCGTAAAAGTCCTCATTTTTAAAAGGGATAGGTAGGGGGTATCTTGCCATAGTTtgatagaaaaaaaaccaaatgtTCGTCGACGAATCTGGTTAAGACATGCATTGGTGAGAGTTGGCACCAAACCAAACATCCCTCTACTACGAAACCGAACAAAGCTCAAGACCCACATTTGAATGTTGGATTTCTTTTGTTTCGAGTTCTTGACAGAACTGAATAACCTGATAGTAGTACAAAATCATGACACAACACAACGTGTCACAAACAAAGTAGCCATGGGGGAGAAGATTGAATGCATTTGCCCTCACAGGTCACAACACCTATCCCCAAGCACAGAAATCCTGGCCCTACACAAGTTGCCACGCCTTGCAAGGCGCCATCCGCTGCTGCGTTGGCAACTTGGCAGGGCTGTAGCTGGCTGAGAAACGCCATGGCCATGGACCTGGAAGCCTGTAGCTGAGCAAGCATGCATTAGCCTGGCTGTGAGTGATCAGATCAGCATGCACGAAGACGAAGCCTGAAGGGAATATCCCACATGGCTGTGCTGTAAAATGCAGAATCTTTACTGTCACCGGCcttcagctcagctcagctcagcacGCTCGCTTCTGcaggctggctggctggctgctgCAGCCAGCGCTTCCCTTTCCCCAATGCTCCGACAGGGGAGAAACCCCTCCTCAAGGCTGAATTTATTGTCACCCACTGAGAGACAACTTGCTAGATATAGATTAATGGCGACCTAGCTTCTTCCTTCCTTTGGGCAAAGCCCAAGTTTTAGTACTCTGTACTCCAATCCTGCTTCTTTCCTGAATACAATTAACTCAA encodes:
- the LOC9269955 gene encoding uncharacterized protein is translated as MEKKELLGVRKSPPLTKRRRKVTAGGAGGGSMAKAIAAYLASDSFMYAPLVSNSPPPPPPPSSPPAGAGSSDKMVALVQKYRGSWRGTFTAC